A window of the Salvelinus sp. IW2-2015 linkage group LG37, ASM291031v2, whole genome shotgun sequence genome harbors these coding sequences:
- the LOC112067971 gene encoding uncharacterized protein has product MNVNVMEFKNGILLILKGSSKTVVQQPVSESVQPGDSVTLNCTIHTETCAGKYSVYWFRHGSEESHPGIIYTHGDRSDQCEKSSEAGSPTQSCVYNLPKRNLSLSDAGTYYCAVALCGEILFGNGTKLDIDHGCKEDQVLLVYCLGVALGLCVFIIIVLACVLYKMTKKTSLLCGEMRTQSSGPAVPGSHNQDQEHDDTLTSVHYAALNVIHKKPKTRRQRSTMERDTVYSGVRCQNMD; this is encoded by the exons ATGAATGTTAATGTGATGGAATTCAAAAACGGGATACTTCTCATTCTGAAAG GATCAAGTAAAACTGTTGTACAGCAACCTGTGTCTGAGTCAGTCCAGCCTggagactctgtgactctgaactgtacaatacacactgaGACCTGTGCAGGAAAATacagtgtctattggttcagacatggctcagAAGAATCCCATCCAGGAATCATTTACACCCATGGAGACAGGAgtgatcagtgtgagaagagctctgaggctgggtctcctacacagagctgtgtctacaacctccccaagaggaacctcagcctctctgatgctgggacttactactgtgctgtggccttaTGTGGAGAAATACTATTTGGGAATGGGACCAAGCTGGACATTGACC ATGGTTGTAAGGAGGACCAGGTTCTCTTGGTGTACTGTCTGGGTGTAGCGTTGGGTCTGTGTGTCTTCATCATCATTGTCCTGGCTTGTGTTTTGTATAAGATGACCAAGAAAACCTCTCTGCTGTGCGGAG AAATGCGCACTCAGTCAAGTGGTCCGGCCGTCCCCGGTTCTCATAACCAG GATCAAGAACACGATGACACACTCACATCGGTCCATTACGCTGCTCTGAATGTCATCCACAAGAAGCCAAAGACCCGGAGACAGAGGAGCACCATGGAGAGAGACACTGTGTACTCTGGGGTGAGGTGCCAAAACATGGACTGA
- the LOC111960155 gene encoding uncharacterized protein codes for MIIYWTIFLFYANLGCAHNYNVIQPDPVIVTQLGQSVSLTCFCRSNLIVRVSWFKQTVGEKPLCMTSSFYHTQKSLYSNNFDKDFTETKRLSVKRGVDSFNLTISKTESGDSATYYCVSMVMSEDTFGEGTVLIVKDSGSNRMSVLQQPVAESVQPGDSVTLNCTIHNETCAGEHSVYWFRHGSGESHPGVIYTHGDRXSSDQCEKSXEAGSPTQXCVYNLPKRNLSLSDSGPYNCAXASCGEILFGNGTKLDIDHGCKEDXXLLVYXLGVALALCVILIIVLGCVMYKMTKNTSLLCRGEGLGGHFTAVAALVRDVRGPLPRDPRTGGCSGCSGQEGDSGCSGRRETLAAPDRRSGSPSRRETLASPDRRRSLSGHAGGSARRGRRWRLRNRGVRWRFRTRGRRWRLRTRGRAEAPD; via the exons ATGATTATATATTGgacaatatttttgttttacgCCAATTTGG GTTGTGCACATAACTACAATGTAATCCAACCAGACCCTGTGATAGTTACACAACTGGGACAAAGTGTATCACTCACTTGCTTTTGTCGATCTAATTTGATAGTCAGAGTCTCTTGGTTCAAGCAAACTGTTGGAGAGaagcctctttgcatgacatcatcaTTTTATCACACTCAAAAGAGTCTTTATTCCAACAACTTtgacaaagactttactgagaCAAAACGTTTGAGTGTGAAGAGAGGAGTTGACAGCTTCAACCTGACCATCTCCAAGACAGAGTCAGGGGACTCGGCTACATACTACTGTGTTTCAATGGTAATGAGCGAAGACACATTTGGAGAAGGAACTGTTTTAATTGTTAAAG ATTCGGGGTCCAACAGAATGTCTGTACTCCAGCAGCCTGTGGCTGAGTCAGTCCAGCCAGGGGACTCTGTGACtctgaactgtacaatacacaatgagacctgtgcaggagaacacagtgtctattggttcagacatggctcagGAGAATCCCATCCAGGAGTAATTTACACCCATGGAGACAGGA AKAGTAgtgatcagtgtgagaagagcKCTGAGGCTGGATCTCCTACACAGAGKtgtgtctacaacctccccaagaggaacctcagcctctctgatTCTGGGCCTTATAACTGTGCTGRGGCCTCATGTGGGGAGATATTATTTGGGAATGGGACCAAGCTGGACATTGacc ATGGTTGTAAGGAGGACCAMSTTCTCTTGGTGTACTGRCTGGGTGTAGCGTTGGCTCTTTGTGTCATCCTCATCATTGTCCTTGGTTGTGTTATGTATAAGATGACCAAGAATACATCTTTGCTGTGCAGAG gggagggtctgggtgggcatttcaccgcggtagcggctctggtgcgggacgtgcgGGGACCCTTACCGCGCGACCCAAGGACAGGAGGgtgctctggctgctccggacaggagggcgactctggctgctccggacggagggagactctggctgctccggacaggaggagcgGCTCTCCgagcaggagggagactctggcttcTCCGGACAGGAGAAGGAGCCTCAGCGGACACGCTGGAGGCTCGGCTAggagagggcgtcgctggaggctccggaataGGGGCGTGCGCTGGAGGTTCCgcactagagggcgacgctggaggctccggactagagggcgagcggaggctccggactag
- the LOC111960006 gene encoding T-cell surface glycoprotein CD8 beta chain-like, whose product MAQENPIQESFTSMGDRSDQCENCPEAGSPTQSCVFKLPKMNLSLSDAGTYYCAVVLCGEILFGNGTKLDIKGRTLLSDKKSSSLLFRYRGPRCRQSPLCSSESEQQEQQV is encoded by the exons atggctcagGAGAATCCCATCCAGGAATCATTTACATCCATGGGAGACAGGAGTGATCAGTGTGAGAATTGCCCTGAGGCTGGGTctcctacacagagctgtgtctTCAAACTCCCCAAGATgaacctcagcctctctgatgctgggacttactactgtgctgtggTCTTATGTGGGGAGATACTATTTGGGAACGGGACCAAGCTGGACATCAAGGGCAG GACCCTTCTCTCAGACAAGAAGTCCAGCAGTCTCTTATTCAGATACAGGG GCCCAAGATGCAGACAGTCTCCATTATGTAGCTCTGAATCTGAGCAACAAGAACAACAGGTCTAG